A genomic region of Stigmatopora nigra isolate UIUO_SnigA chromosome 16, RoL_Snig_1.1, whole genome shotgun sequence contains the following coding sequences:
- the cdh6 gene encoding cadherin-6 produces the protein METLCVLMALWAAAQLGLAAGMRPLRRTAVGHKMAAGLTGQDANGVPLRRSKRGWMWNQFFLLEEYTGSDMQYVGKLHSDSDREDGSARYVLTGDGAGTLFKIDEKSGDIHATKRLDREEKAYYVLHAKAVNRFTGEALEGESDFIIKIHDINDNEPRFTKDPYVARVPEMAEIGTPVIQVTALDADDSTYGNSAKVVYSILEGQPYFSVDPETGMIKTALPGMDREVKDKYQVVIQGKDMAGQMGGLSGTTTVSITLADVNDNPPRFTKTLYEFKVPESTLPGSAVGTLRAVDNDIGENAEMDYRIIGSDGPGMFDVAVNRSTQDGVLVLRKTLDFERKRQFTLRVQVENVHVNPRFFSVGPFRDEASVKVTVEDVDEPPVFERAGYVVEVREDAAPGAVVGSVAASDPDAKRSPVRYSIDRRTDMDRVFDVHAVNGSVFLLRQLDREENAWHNISVVASEFNNHQQSSRVPVYVRVLDVNDNAPTFATNYETFVCENAKANQRIQTISAMDPDEPVGGHHFSFSLAQESASKANFSVRDNKDNTAWILTRRNGYSAIQKSVHHVPVVISDGGLPARSATSTLTVRVCTCDREGNMKLCNAEALTAKAGLSTGALVAILLCVMILLLIVVLFAALRRQRKKEPLIISKEDVRDNVVSYNDEGGGEEDTQAFDMGALRNPEAVEEGKQRRDIAPETCYPPVRRPPAARPTRDRNGDVRDFIEQKIQDNDADPAAPPYDSLATYAYEGGGSVAESLSSLESATTEGEQDYNYLSEWGPRFKKLADMYGADDSDS, from the exons ATGGAGACGCTGTGCGTACTGATGGCGCTGTGGGCCGCCGCCCAACTCGGCCTCGCCGCTGGGATGAGGCCTCTGCGAAGGACCGCGGTCGGGCACAAGATGGCCGCCGGACTGACGGGTCAGGACGCCAACGGGGTGCCGTTGCGGCGCTCGAAGAGAGGGTGGATGTGGAACCAGTTCTTCCTCTTGGAGGAGTACACCGGAAGCGACATGCAATATGTGGGCAAG CTCCACTCCGACTCAGACCGCGAAGACGGCAGTGCGCGCTACGTTTTGACGGGCGACGGCGCCGGCACGCTCTTCAAAATCGACGAAAAGTCTGGCGACATCCACGCCACCAAGCGCCTGGACCGCGAAGAGAAAGCCTACTATGTGTTACACGCCAAAGCCGTCAACCGCTTTACCGGCGAGGCCCTGGAGGGGGAGTCTGACTTCATCATCAAGATCCACGACATCAACGACAACGAGCCACGCTTCACCAAAGACCCCTACGTGGCCAGGGTCCCCGAAATGGCCGAAATTG GTACACCCGTCATCCAGGTGACGGCGCTAGACGCCGATGACAGTACCTATGGGAATAGTGCTAAGGTGGTCTACAGCATACTGGAGGGGCAGCCCTACTTCTCCGTGGACCCCGAAACAG GCATGATTAAGACAGCCCTGCCCGGAATGGATCGGGAGGTCAAGGACAAGTACCAAGTGGTCATCCAGGGCAAGGACATGGCAGGACAAATGGGGGGTTTATCCGGGACCACCACCGTTAGCATCACGCTAGCTGACGTCAATGACAACCCGCCGCGTTTCACCAAAA cCCTCTACGAATTCAAAGTCCCCGAGTCCACGTTACCGGGGTCCGCGGTGGGCACGCTCCGTGCGGTGGACAACGACATCGGCGAAAACGCCGAAATGGACTACCGGATAATCGGAAGTGACGGACCGGGAATGTTCGACGTGGCTGTCAATCGCAGTACGCAAGATGGCGTCCTGGTCCTTCGAAag ACGTTGGATTTCGAACGCAAACGTCAGTTCACCCTGCGAGTCCAAGTGGAGAATGTCCACGTCAACCCACGTTTCTTCTCCGTGGGTCCGTTCCGAGACGAGGCGTCCGTCAAAGTCACGGTGGAGGACGTGGACGAACCGCCCGTGTTCGAACGCGCCGGATACGTGGTGGAGGTGCGGGAGGACGCCGCTCCCGGCGCCGTGGTGGGAAGCGTTGCCGCGTCCGATCCGGATGCCAAACGGAGTCCTGTCAG GTACTCCATCGACCGTCGCACCGACATGGACCGAGTGTTCGACGTCCACGCCGTTAACGGCTCCGTCTTCCTCCTTCGGCAACTGGACCGCGAAGAGAACGCCTGGCACAACATCTCCGTGGTGGCCTCTGAGTTCA ACAATCACCAACAATCGAGCCGCGTTCCCGTCTACGTCCGAGTCCTGGACGTCAATGACAACGCGCCGACTTTTGCCACCAACTACGAGACGTTTGTGTGTGAGAACGCCAAAGCCAATCAG AGGATCCAGACAATAAGTGCCATGGATCCAGATGAGCCTGTTGGTGGTCACCACTTCTCCTTCAGCCTGGCGCAAGAGTCGGCTAGCAAGGCTAACTTCTCCGTCCGTGACAACAAAG ACAACACGGCGTGGATCTTGACTCGCAGGAACGGCTACAGCGCCATCCAGAAGAGCGTCCATCATGTGCCGGTGGTGATCTCGGACGGCGGTCTTCCAGCACGGAGTGCCACCAGTACGCTGACGGTGCGGGTGTGCACTTGTGACCGTGAGGGCAACATGAAGCTGTGCAACGCCGAAGCGCTGACGGCCAAGGCTGGACTCAGCACCGGGGCGCTGGTGGCCATCTTGCTTTGCGTCATGATCTTGCTCT TGATCGTAGTCCTGTTCGCCGCCCTAAGACGTCAACGCAAGAAGGAACCCCTAATCATCTCCAAGGAGGACGTCCGGGACAACGTAGTCAGCTACAACGACGAAGGCGGCGGCGAGGAGGACACACAGGCCTTCGACATGGGCGCCCTACGCAACCCCGAGGCGGTTGAGGAAGGCAAACAGCGGCGAGACATCGCACCCGAGACCTGCTACCCGCCGGTACGCCGGCCCCCCGCCGCCAGGCCCACGCGGGACCGTAACGGCGACGTGCGGGACTTCATCGAGCAGAAGATCCAGGACAACGACGCCGACCCGGCGGCGCCGCCTTACGACTCGCTGGCCACCTACGCCTACGAGGGCGGCGGCTCGGTGGCCGAGTCGCTCAGCTCGCTGGAGTCGGCCACTACCGAGGGCGAGCAGGACTACAACTACCTGAGCGAATGGGGTCCACGCTTCAAGAAACTGGCCGACATGTACGGGGCCGACGACAGCGACTCCTAA